CCCAGGAACTAAGGATGTTTTTCacaatatttccttctttctttacaaATTTGGGGGCACCATAGAATGATCTTACAATCTCACTTGTGGACCAGCCAATTTAATGCTGGCTGTAGCAGAGATCTGTTCACGAAATCAGAAGCATCAAGGGAATGGAGCCCTCAACAGCATCCTCTTCAGCAGCAAGGATGCAAGGATAAACAGGGAGGGGACAGGCTCATTCACTCTTCAAAGGGATTAACACCCCTCCCTCAACACACATACCGGTTTCCCTGTACTCCCAGTGAACTCTGCCCTCTCCAGAGTCCCCAGTGGGTGGGGAAGGCGAGGTGCTTGGCTGTTAATTCTAAGAAAGCTCCCTTCCTCCTGTACTTTCAGGCTTCCTGTTTCCTTGGGGGACGGTAGCCTTCTCTCCACTGGCCATGGACCAGCGGAGAAGACCCCGGGAACTGCTTTCACTTAGGAGGTCGATTTGCAAACCTTTTAGCATAAGCAGCGTTGGATTTGAGATGCAGCAGCTTGTTTTCCAAAGACAGTTTTTTTTCCAGCAGGGTTCTCTTTTCCTAGGAGAAAATAAAGTAcaagtttttgcatttttcttttcctctctgtctctgtctttccctttgtctcttgttttctctctctgtgtgtgtatatgtgtttggcAAGGCATTCTTGCAAACTGTTCACAAAAGATGCTTATTGTAATACTAGAATTATATTTTGAGTTAAAGAGCTAATTTCACTTGGAGCTGTTACAACCCACCCCAGTGAAGCCTGGTCAGGTATTCTCCGCATGGTTTACAAGTAGCTCAAAGACTGGTCTTCACTGCCCTCACTTGTCCGGAGAACTCTGGCTTCATCCCACCCCCAACGCTAACTGCCTGCTCATCTCTCTGCAGGCACCAACTCTCCCTACATTACACCTGCTTCTCCTCCGTTACACAGAGTTGTTGGTATCCAAGGACACTACTGCACTTGTCTCGATACCTACCTGCTCACATGGCATCCGTGAGAAAGTGGAAAAgtagtaaatgtatttttagtgAAGGATCAAGGTCACAAATGATAAAGTCACATCCTAATTAAGATATGAGAAATTTTGACATTGAGAAAGACTATCTAAATAATGTCATTATTAAACCAAACTCTttccattcaaaaggaaaatagACAGGTCCATGAAAACCCAAGAAtgattgcattcttttttttacatgTGATGGAAATAGATGTTTTGACATTATTTACAGTGCTATTTAAAAATCACTCCTTCTGCAATATTTATATGGGTAAATAATAGGCAGTACCGTATGGCAAAAACATTGGAAAGTCTTTGGACATGGCCTGACCTGATTTTGAAACTTTGGGACTGTGTAATTTTTGCCAAGGTTTTAACCTCTCTAGACTTTATCACcgctaaaaaaaattaaccaaagctTAGAAATCAAACTATATGATTTTAATGTCATATTGGGTCATTGTTTAATAACCTGAGCCAAGGAGTTTTTATTCTCTTGGAGAATTTCTTTGTATttgactttattatttattatttgactGCAGCCCTGACTCTATGAGATTGCGTGTTAATTCATAGATTTCCCCCTAGTAAAAAAGATAATCCAAAAGGTTATGATTTAATTGCCTTAAAGAATATTAACCAGCTTTGTATCTAAACCTAGTAATCttattctatattcttttttttcaaaatgcataTCAATAGcccatttcaaaaaatattttatttaaaccagtAGTACCATCTTACTGCTttcctcattaattaatgagttgAATAAAACATCTAACATGTATTCACTCTATATTTGTTTGTCatatttttgactttttgaaCATCCTAAAAATGGAGATCTATCAATATGGAACTGTTGGGATAATTGGAGATGTATGTGAAAGGTCTACATGCTTCTCTGGCACATATTAAGGCCTGAATCTCTAATAATTTGAAGGAGTCAAACACTTCATATCTTATGTgctgctattttttaaatttatactaactttttcaaaaatttcctgTAGCATTCTTGTCACATATAGATTATTTTTCTGGTGTAGCCCTAGTGGATCTGAGAATCAAGATGCTCTTTGCAAGTTTATTAGGACACGTGGATCATCAAAGAAACACATCGCtgataatatattttgaatttgtaGGAAGGAAAATGGCTTTTAACATTCTTCCTAATAGACTTACTCTCAATTAATGGATCTTCATAATCAGGGTTCAAAGAGACCAGGCAACTGGACAAGTAAATGGTTTGCCCTGGTCAGGGCTCCAGCATCTAGCTTgggtccctagtacctcctcacTAATAACACGGAAAATCACACTACACCAGCCAGCACTTCTCGGGGACAATGTCTTCTGGAAAGAGAAAGGCGTTCACAGCACCACCCAGCGGGCATCCACTCTTCCCCAAACCACACCTCTGAAGAGCTCAAGAGCTCCTTCACCCTACTGATCAAGGGGGAGTGGATACCAATTTAAATCCTTGTCGTACGTTGACATCTAAATGGTTTAGCAATCAAGGATATCATTTTTTATCCGGCATCAGGGAAGACAGGGGCATCACGGAAAGGACTGTGAACTGCCAACTGGAAGACAGTGGAATAGCTCCTCATTTGCACtgtcctcatttgtgaaatgatgaGGAACTAGATGGTCTCCAAAGCGCCTTCATGCTTTCAAATTCTAACAGAGCGAAATCAGTGACACTGGAAAACAAATATGATGCAGCAGAATCGTGCTGCTAGCCAAAGGAGTATATGCCGTATTAAAATGCTCTTATTGGGCGTTTTCGCTGGCTTATCACTGTGTTTGTGAAATTCATTCTCACTGCATTTCTGATTAAAGCGGGACAGATGGTGAAGGTTTTAAGTAATGTGTTCATTACCAGACCTCATACCACTAATGGCTATTTACTGGAGCAGTGGCTTGTGCAAGTGAGTAGAAAATGAATCCTTCTCCAGGGGGTACCCAATCCCAGGGCGGTATTTATCAACTTTTGTTGTGGatgctcatttttcattttcatgtcctGTTTGAACTCACGTCTGTTTCTTACAGAGACAAAGGTCTCAGTACCCACCCTCCTCTCATTCTGATACACACTCTCCTCCTGAGAAATCCTTCATCACAGCCTATATTCTCAGGATCTCCTTAAACCAAGATGTCACCAATCTTTGCTTCTTacagttttctttatttgcttgtttgtttttacaaatacaATGGATCTTTAAACTAAagatgtttacaaaaaaaaaaaaatctcccataCATTTTCCTTCCACTGcatccccacctccttccacCTCCCAGAGATTCCAAAAGACTCCACTCTAGGAGGTCAGTGAATGGGAGTCTTCTGGAAGGTTACTGCATGGCTTTGGTGAATGTGGGCATCCTGTCCACTGACTGTGTCTGAGTTCCTAGAGACAGTCCACCATATGGGCTCAATATTAAGACAAAGGCTAGACCATCAATTTTCAGACATATCTGCCAGTATCTTAAGCCACTTAGCCTTATTCTGGGGTCCTTTCCCTCATCTTCAGTAGGAGTGTCAGTGTCCCTAAGGATCCCTGggggaatgaatgaaggaagttCCTTGAGTCTTACCCAAGCCAAATAAACTACAATTGCAATTTCCACAAAGGGACTATAAGTGGTTCAGTCACAAATAGAGGTCTAGCCTCTAGCCCTGCCTAGTATATGGTAGGTgcccaaatatttgttgaataaacagtTGAATGAATCTATTCCAGAATTCTGGGAGGAACTCACATCCAGTACAGATTTCCCAGGGCTTCTAGGAAATGGAAATTACATTCCAATTTTTTGTGTTAATCTTCAGGGACTGACAGCTAGCCACTAAACCTGACACAGTGTTACTGGGTTTGAGGTGATCACGAGTCTAAATGTAAACGCCACGCCCTTTACTCCAGTGTGATTCAACAACCCTATCTGAGTTCCAGAATCGTCTTCCCTTCCTGAATGCAAACATTCCTTGCTCAGTCTTAGTTTGCTAAAGTATTTATTACAGGGTAAATATCCTAACACTACAAAGTATTCATCCAAATGTTACAGTTTGTCCAAAACATCTTAATGATAGCCTGTCACACCCAGGGAAGCCAGCTCCTAGAGGACATTCCACCCCTGCGGTTCCTGCTGCAGTAAAACACTCAGCGACCCACCACCCAACACGGATGTAGCtgtatattattattactagaTTCAGTTACGTTCGGGCTTAATTAATTTTTGCGATTTCTTCATAAGACCTTCATTAAGATTATAAATTTTGGTCAAAAGTGTtataaattaaattcttgggaaatATGTAAAAACTTAATCAAAGCTCCTTTGGCAAAACTACTGAAATGTGATGCTTTTGGAGTGACATTTCTCAAATAGCATTGATTCAGGCAGAcccataaaacaaaataagtcTGAGAAGAGTGGAGGCAAATCAGggaattaatataaaaaaatataaaaatgtattggGCAATACTTACTACATGTTAAAGCCTATATTCTTATCTACTCCCAGCTCAGTTTCAGAGATGCCAATTTGCTATTTGTTTggtttgctattaaaaaaatacgTCTTGGTTTGTCTAAATCCCAAATTCTAAGGCAtgcaaaattaaattaatgtGCTTACTTTTTATGTGTGCCAGCTACTTCAAGGAACACTGCATgaaacttttaataatttttgttctaatatttCTCTTCCCTAAATTGTCACTTTTGAGAGCTCCAATTTCCGTAGAATGGCTTTCTTAATGTGAACTCCATCTGTCCCCGGGGAGTTGTAGGCTTTTACAAAACTAAAGTGGACTTGGGCGGCCCAAAATGGACAATTCATTGACTctagtatataaaaatactatGATTACAGGAATCCACTATGTTATTACTAATCATAGCTGGACTTTGTGATCTTTTCCATCATTTCTATTCATAGCCTCACCTGGTTCCCCTGAGACATAcatttaccaggaaaaaaaagcaacagataaTTATATGACTGCAGTATTTGCAAAGAGGTAAATCAGTAACCACAATACAGGTTACCTTACATGTGTAAGGGAAGAAGCAAACATTATCGAGCACTTCCTAAGGCCTTAGGAGTTGCAAAGGGTACTTTTACTTAATGCtgtttattttcatgttattttctttaatctccaCCCTAACTCCGTCAGGAAGAAATCCCTTAAATTCTTCAGGGGCCTACCTTTTCCATTCTCTGTACGAGATTCTCCAGTTCCGTGATTTGACTATGTTTTTCTTCAAGCTTTTCAGCAATTTCATTCAGGTTTTCAGCACGTTGTttcaatttctgttctttttcaagtttgTTAACCTTTGGTCAGAAAAACAGTTGTCAGGCTATTGTTTTAATTAAACCTATACAGATATTAtcttcctctgtaattttttgAGTAACCAGAAAAAAACTTAATAACTCACATGTGTTTAGAATTACTTCCTTAAATTcagttttccttcaaaataaGCCTGATCGACTACAACACTAAATCAATGAagaattaataatatataaatactatCTCTAGAATGTTGACATTTGTTACCATAAACATACTATCTGAATTGGTATAAGAAAGAGAGACAGTAGTTTAAGAAAAacaactactatatgtaaaatagataaataagtttatactgtacagtacagggaactatattcagtatcttgtaacctataatgaaaaagaatatgaaaatgaatatatgtatgcatatgtatgactgaactattatgctgtacaccagaaactgatacaacattgtaaactgactatacttcaataaaaagaaaaatctgtttggaaacataaaaaaaaattaaaatatttacaaatatgatgatatgattaaaaaaagaaaagcaacatttTTGACTTTTTCTCAACAAAACTTactagaacaaaaataaaatcttacatgttcaagtaaaaaatgttttataatcagAAAGTGTCGTAAAAGCAGAATAATTATTCCCACTGTGTCAGGGTTTATCTCCTAGCATGGAGCAGGGGTTGTGCCTAAAGATATAGGTGAGACGCCACCAGCAGGCAGCCCACAAGCCACACTTGGGAGGGGCACGCCCGTCTGCCTGTGCCTTTAATAGAACTAGAGGTTtttcggttaaaaaaaaaagtctgacttCCCTTGAAAATACCAGGCAGGAATTTCTGCCCGGGATCTCCCACCAGACTGGGGCTGAGTCCCCTTTGCAGGGCTCAGGTACTCCCGTCCACACACACCTGCTCGCTCATTCCCTTGGTACCTTCTCTGCACCCCGCCTGCATGTGAGCTGTGACCATCACATCACAGCCTCAGGCTTCAGGATGCGTTGCCTTTGCTGCGGGTTTCCTACTGCGCTCCCCTGGGGCTCCTGACTGGGCTGGCAGAGACCAGGGCGCCCCACCCCGGCCTGAATGACCTTCCCTGTTTTGAGTTTTGACCAagacaaacatacacacacttctcccctcctccagtccTAGAACACACCcttcaaataaagttttattggtcCTAGGATACATATTTCAGattgaaaagcaaacaaaaatagtgtgtgtgtgtctctgatATAcagagacatatacatatatttatatggttttacattttaaattcatatatatttatatattaaaatataaaatatataatttgtatttttcatatatatatacacacacatacactcttcTTACTTGTTTGCTTACCCTGAGGGATGTATTCCAGGACCAAAAAGTTTTTGAAACAATTTATCCAATGCTGcaacttttccattttaaagtcaAGTCCAAGGAGACAGAATGACTCGAACGGGGCCACCTAGTCAGTCAAAGGTAGACCCAGAACCAGAAGAGAAGTCACTGGCCAGTGTCTTGGGGTCAGCCCTGATTTCTAGGCTGGGGGGCACCGCCTCGCCTCCCTCCTGCTTGTGCTCTGCCAGGCTCTGGGCAAGGGGGTAACACAGCATCTCAGCAACATCTGGGTACCAGGCTGAGCACGGATGGGGGAGATGGACACGGAAGACGGGCAGCCCGCCCTTCCCCGGGCTTGCCAAGTCACCTGGCCCTGGCTTGGCTCAAGTCTAACTCCTCCAAAAAGAGAGACTTGAACAGCTTGGTGGTCAGTTCACCAGCACGCAAGCGGCGAGCTCGGTACCTGGAGTAAGTGTTTACTGTCCTCATGCTTCTTTCTAACTTCTTCAGACTGTGTTTGGTAGTTTTCAAATAACCTCTGGGCCACATTTCTCAGAGCCGCTGCTCCTGCTTCTCTGGAGGCTTCCAGCTAGAAACAAAAGGTCACTGCGCATGTCTTGACATTTACAGTTACAAGGGGTGAGGACAGAACAGTGTGACGGGCAATTAAAAACACAGAGGCTGTCACTGTACCACTTGTACCTTCACAGACAATGGATAGAAGGAAAGACGCTGTCAGCTGTTATCTGctaagaagaaaacataacaTTTGAAAACCCCCTACTTAGTGGGGCTTGTCACGCAGGTGATTTGCACCCTCCAGGCCAAAGAGAGCGCCCCGCACATCAGTGCCCTGCATTTATAGACCGCACTCTGCAAAAAGGTCCCCAGTGCCCCATCCGCTTATACACATGTTTGCGAGCATTTTAGCATCAATGTCCACAACAGTACTGAAAGATGTATTTTCCTGAAATAGAAGTGGGACAAGATTGGAACATTAAGGGCAATAAAGCTAAAGTGTCATGAATCTTTCAAGGATTGAACCTAAAGAAATAATCAAGGATGGCCGCAACAATTTACCTACTAAGATATTCACTGTAGGACCGTATATAAAAtagccaaaaaaggaaaatataaggcACCCAACGATAGATTAACTAAACAAAATAAGGAGACATTTGACTATGGGTGCTCTAATTAATATTGAATAAATGtgtgaagactttttaaaaaatgtattgtagtgaaaacacttaacatgagacCTAACCTCgctaacaaaattttaagtgcacaCTGAAGTGTGCACTACAGGCACAGCGTTATCCAGCAGGTCTCTAGAATTAACTCATCTTGCACAACTGAAACGTTATACCCGTTGAACTTCTGTAAAATCTTTTCAATAATAGAAATCATCCCCAAAATGAAACAGTGAGATTTAATTGATCAAGTGCACAAATGCTTCTTCTCCATGTGCGGGAGCACACGTGTGGACAGATGGACGTGTATGGCGGCGCCTCTGCTCTCACAGATCCACAAATCCATCCTATTGGCTCAAAGGTTTCAAGGACAAACCTAGAAATTTCTCCAAACTGTCATACCTTGATTTTCAATAATTCATTCTCTTTGTTCAGTTCTAAGAGCTGTaggtcttttccttttatcttttccaCGAGCGGGTCCAAACTGGGCTCCATTTGAGAACCAGAGCCACTTTGAATGTTTCCACTGCGCTGAAATGAACAAACAGGAAGATCACAGACCTGACGTTTTCTTTCCTTAACCAACTTTCACACCAGCAACTATCAGCCAGTACTACACACAGCAAGGAAGGTTCAAGTTGGCACAAATAAATCTTTCGAATCTCCATTATCAACGGGAAATTCCAGATCAAGCAGCTGGCCTCTGTATTTGCCCAAATTTGAATAGATTCTAATGTGAAAAGGAGGCCAGAAGTACATCGTTCATGCCATTGACATTCCctacagttttaaatatatttttaagacctTTTAGAAGATAAATGATATCCACAAAGCcagctgtttgtttttatttgatctAAGTTGTCTGCTGACCTGTGGTTTGAGATGGCCGAGGCAGACACACTGACAACAATTTATCTGCACTCCTATGAAGCTGCTCCTATCAAGGTCACCAACAACCTCCCCCCTGTGATATCAAGTGGTCAATAACCAGCCCTCAATTTACTTGACCCAAGAACACCATTTGGCACAGTGGTCCCTCCTCACTTTCTGAAACCCTTTTTCTGCCTGTCTTCAGGGActcctttctcctctgttttcccTCCTAATTCACTAGCCTCACTTCTCAGACTCCTGTTaaaacccagcaggaccctgtggggccttcctgggacagaggccctcccccacatcctctgctgcagctcctccctgaaggacccagataatagtatctcagattcatttcctgagtttttcataTGCTAAAAAACCAccagcaaaggaaagaaattaactacttgatgaagGAGAACACgtagcccccagacctactggcGCCTAGGGGTGGACCGCCCTGTCATCTCAACATCAACCAACCAGAGGATTGTGCAtaagctgatcacacaccctgcgactccccccccccccccccgccaccttTATCTGGATTTTAAATATGCTTTactgaaaccctttggggagtttggCCCTGTCCTCCTTACCTGGCCCTGcaggccctgcaataaacctttctctgctccaaactccgaggTTTCCAGAGGCTTCCGTTTGTTTAGCCTCAGGGTGCGTGGGGCTCATGAACGTGCCTTTGTCAGCACTGCTGCTTCTTCCCAACGTCTAACTGTTGGAAATCTCAGGATTCGGTGcttaaattttctctcatttctaacCACTCTCATATGTTTGGCGATCTCCTCCAGTTTGGGAACTTTCAATACCATCCTGACTCCGCAAGTCTCTGCCCCACAGCCTGGGCCTTCTAGCGCAGACCGCTACCCTCAACTCCAGAATCAGATATCCAGCCTTCCACGAGAATCTTCCCCTTGGAAGTCGAACAGGCAACCCAACAAGGTCAAACCTGAATGTTTGATCTTCCCTCTCATTTGCAAGCATTCACCTTCCGTCCAGTTTCAGAGCACTTAATTGGAGACAATAACTGGGGCTGGCTGTGTTAGTCTGGGAGCCGAGGACGACTAGGGAGACTTTGTTCATGCATCAGACCCTGTGTCCCCATGTTCTCTGTGGCCATCCTACATCGTGATAACACTGACATTAATGAGGTGCCTGTGGCTCAGGTGAGGTTTAACCTGGCACAATCCAGACAAGGCTGAGTGCAGATTGCTTGAtcttgtcgactgaaataaatacacagcctaaaagttgagagttatgttttattcggtggacaattctgaggactcagcccgggatgacagcctctcagatcgctctgagggactgctctgaagaggtaggggaagagctaggatatataggagttttacaacaaagaccaggtagttggaacatgaAACCCAGGCATCTGGTTttagaatttagcgcttttctatgcatgggaagGAGCAAacatctgggctcattgaaatcattcctttaatgaacatttagctctctagggccagtgtcctgtcctttcttattctgagtcccctcagagtgcaccattgtgagtggctgcagaggctgggctgcagactTGTCTTCACtgaggggtggcagcagctgctgatgacttgatggcttcagcattctttgtttactgatacagctTGCAGTATTTGTCATTCACAATCTTGAGAATAAAAGGCTGATCACCGGGAAAGGGGTGAGTTAAGCTTATTGACTGTCTGATCACTAGCATCATGGCTTCAACTGTGTGTCCACTGGTGTGGCCCAAGTGAGCTAAAAGGTTGTTCCCTGTCTGTCATTCGGAAATGTTGCTGCCATGTCTCCTGGCTGGGCCAACGTCTTCCCATATACTTTAGATAAGTAAGctaagtttaaaatattcaggTAAGATCTGGACATTCCAATCTCACCCTACTAATGACATCTGTGGTTAAACATTTCATACATATGCCGGTTATCGTCTTTAGATACCAAGAAAAGATTCCATAATCATCAAAAAAAGTTATCTAAATAAAGTCTATATGGCTTTATGATGAAGGAATAAATGTGGTGCATTCTGATAAATTCATTACCTTTGCATCTAGTTTGCAATTTGTCCTGTTCTGTCTTATTTCAtccttaaatatttgatttcGGATCTTTTCCAAAGTAGTTcgaatctaaaaggaaaaaaaaaatgtttcaaaggcATTTAATccccaatacttttttttttgcctctacaCCAGCCACAGGGTGCCTAATTTATTTAGAAAGTAGTACATATACTAGGATCTCAGATTTAAATAACCGCCATCAACCTAACTTGCACGTAGGCTTATCTTGTATACATTGCAGAAAATGTGCATTTGGTCTTTATAACTCTTTCTTAGTCAAACATAAAATATAGCCTCAGTGAATATTAtactacaaaataattactatttaGTAATTAGTACGTAATActctttagttctttttttctatatagtAATTTAGTACTAATTTACTATTAGTAATTACTATAAAACAATTACTATTTAATAATCActacaaaataattactatctaGTAATTATCACAATATAATAGCTATCTAGTCATTACTAGGGAATAATTACTATTTAGTAATTACTAGAGAATAATTATTCAGAGGAGATCATACAAATGTATACATGAAATAAAAGCCCCATGTCTTGGTGCTCTATGGAATTGCAAGACACTCAAAGATGAACTAATCAAACTGAAAAAGTTACAAACTAGTAATGTCCAAATTTTTCcatctgtccaaaaaaaaaattgtcataatAATGTACACGTTTGTCAGCCATTATCGTAGGATTCTCAaaagatttcacatttttaatggaGTACATGCTGGCATGTACCACATGTAATCGTTGGTGACAGTCACCTTGAGCTGCTAGAGAAGGAACAAGGCGAGGAGAGACAGAAACACAGCAGGGAACGTGAACATCTACTTGGCAACTTAGCAGCCATACTCATGAAGCAACGGAGAAATACTATAAAACAGTAAGTAAGAGGTGCAGTGATGAACAGTGTGGGACAAACTGGGCGCTGACAGGTGTTCTGGACCCTCCTGGCCGTTTATCCAGTTTTACTCCAAGTGTAGGAACAGAGGTTCATACCCTCAAGAGAAATTACTAAGCATGTGTTTAAATTTCAGCTACCAAGCTGGTCCTTTGTCAAACTAGGTTTGTTCTTCCTCACGTGTTCTAGGGAGGGAGAAACAAAGCAGACCAAGCCAtagcagattttactgtaaaaagtCTTATCGTGCCAACACGATTTCCAGTGGCCACATCCCTACATACCTTTTTCACGTATTCGGTTTCTTCAATGATGTGAGCTGACGTGGACTCACACAGAGCAGAACTGTCTTCTACCTTACCCCTCAGGGTCGCCGCTGGGGTCACTGTTACTGTTGTCATTGTGAAGTCCAGCTTTGGGAAAACATAACTCAGTTAGACAAAACTAACTTATTTGATGTTATAATTACATGATTcataaactgaaagaaactctgtattAGGCAGTGTAACCAAACATAGTAGAAAAATATTGTAAATTATCGAAATCTGTATATATCCAAAATCCAGgaattaatttaatattaaaacaacACCAGTTGAATCAATCTTGGATTAGAAACTTAAGAattaaacagagaagaaaaaatgtgaaattttccttttta
This genomic window from Camelus dromedarius isolate mCamDro1 chromosome 28, mCamDro1.pat, whole genome shotgun sequence contains:
- the CCDC68 gene encoding coiled-coil domain-containing protein 68 — protein: MTTVTVTPAATLRGKVEDSSALCESTSAHIIEETEYVKKIRTTLEKIRNQIFKDEIRQNRTNCKLDAKRSGNIQSGSGSQMEPSLDPLVEKIKGKDLQLLELNKENELLKIKLEASREAGAAALRNVAQRLFENYQTQSEEVRKKHEDSKHLLQVNKLEKEQKLKQRAENLNEIAEKLEEKHSQITELENLVQRMEKEKRTLLEKKLSLENKLLHLKSNAAYAKSCQDLQMEIALLQEQISHLQFVIHSQHQHLRGVIQEMEELKNNVKDQDKRIENLKEKVNILEAQNKELKTKVAIWSETPRTKVSKAVSTSELKTEGTTPYMMLVRLRR